GACCCGCTTCGTGGGACCGTTGTTCATGGACGCTCCCCACAGCATGTTCGAGGCCAAAGACGGAGCTCTGATGATATTGGCCGCCGGCTCACCCATTCCCGGGGGCGAGGGCTGGCCTAGCGAATTCCCTCGCTGGCTCATGCTCCTCATGCGCTCTGAGGACAAGGGCCGCACGTGGTCGACCGTGTCGGTGATCGGCAGCAATGACTTCGATGCGAACGAGGGCACGGCCGCCTACTTGCCGGACGGCAGCCTGGGCTTCCCTTGCAGACCGACCTCGGCCTGGTATCAGTCGTACGACGACGGGCGGACCTGGTCCCCGCCGCGTCTGCTCCTGACCGACTCGATCATCGAGGACCCCAACTTCGGAATTGAGTATCACGGGCCCAAGCTGTACAGAAAAGGGGCCGTGGTGGTGACGCCGGACGGAGTCTCCGTGGTCGTATTCGGAGGCCGCCACAAAGTCGGCGGCGGTACCCATCTGGTGGCGAACAACGGGGAGGTGATCTACAGCCGTGACAGCGGGAAAACCTGGGTGAAACCGGCGCCAGGACGTGGCTACACGTGTGATCCCAAGTCCTACTACCCCAGCGCCTGTGTTCTGGAAGACGGCTCCATCTTCATGGTGGGTCAGCGCGAAGGCTTCAAGAACAGATTCGGTCCCCATGGAGCCGAAGTGACGTCTGTCCGGTTTCGCATTAAGACGCCGGAGGAGGGAGAAGGCGTAGAACTCTTGCCGATAAGAGGTCGGGCTTGACCGTGGACGGAAACGGCGCCAATTGATCAAGGAACGTAAGTGATGGTTCCAGGTAACCCATTCGCCGGCTCGGGCCAGTGGTACAGGGGTAATGTTCACAGCCACACGACGAATTCCGATGGTCAGTTCAGCGTTGCCGAATTGGCTGCCTGCTATGACCGCAATGGCTACGATTTTCTGTTCGTCACTGACCACAACGTGGTAACGGATGTGAGCAAGAGCCGCTCACCCGGGATTCTGGTCATGCCCGGCGCCGAGATTCGCGTGGACTGGGAGGAAACCTTCCCGGCGGAGGTGCTGGCCCTTGGCATAGAACGGGTCAAGAATCACAAGGT
Above is a window of Acidobacteriota bacterium DNA encoding:
- a CDS encoding sialidase family protein translates to MDFEKYRKILVSPDVNPPEPFRGFGGYCGWPTVCRLQNGDLFVTFSAGYWHASWPTPWDIPPEAMERWKRPDQSWLLDWDAPDGGRMMWIRSRDGGKTWSRPRSFPVVRGAYVMNHVVQLRNGTMFAGARMEAHWGYWRRMPATPLEFARIAANRQSETLIFRSDDNGDTWTEVTRFVGPLFMDAPHSMFEAKDGALMILAAGSPIPGGEGWPSEFPRWLMLLMRSEDKGRTWSTVSVIGSNDFDANEGTAAYLPDGSLGFPCRPTSAWYQSYDDGRTWSPPRLLLTDSIIEDPNFGIEYHGPKLYRKGAVVVTPDGVSVVVFGGRHKVGGGTHLVANNGEVIYSRDSGKTWVKPAPGRGYTCDPKSYYPSACVLEDGSIFMVGQREGFKNRFGPHGAEVTSVRFRIKTPEEGEGVELLPIRGRA